In Pseudoalteromonas sp. NC201, a single window of DNA contains:
- a CDS encoding anti-phage deoxyguanosine triphosphatase: protein MTSNAWQQRLLSQQKNRPNDNRSAWQIDRSRIIHAAAFRRLQAKTQIMAIGVNDFYRTRLTHSLEVSQIGSGLLRHLRKQHPEFEHFPSTSLIETLCLAHDIGHPPFGHGGEIALNYLMRDHGGFEGNAQTLRIVTKLEPYTKGYGMNLTRRTLLGFIKYPALIDTLWYHQPTQTQSRKYILSSDWLPAKGIYQCDQSVFDWILSPFSQNDRIKLQETEVKDTFRRKTKFKSLDCAIMEYADDIAYAVHDLEDAIATETLNEAAWHDFALPELQKLDSPWLKHNLQRVSESLFSEDESNRKDTIGELVNLFIVHCKLTVQDSDYDSALLHFTVEMAPEFQEILQVLKVFVYRRLIREPKMQQIEFSGQNLLIDLFEVFASDPMRLLPYTTQTLYQQATDETQQMRVLADYLGGMSDEYARKTHRRLFTGEL, encoded by the coding sequence ATGACGTCTAACGCTTGGCAGCAGCGTCTGCTATCGCAGCAAAAAAACCGCCCTAACGACAATCGTTCAGCATGGCAAATAGACCGCTCTAGGATCATACATGCCGCGGCTTTTAGACGCTTGCAAGCCAAAACCCAAATTATGGCAATCGGCGTTAACGACTTTTATCGGACTCGCCTAACTCACTCTTTGGAAGTATCGCAAATAGGCAGCGGTCTACTGCGCCATTTAAGAAAACAACACCCTGAGTTTGAACACTTTCCTTCGACTAGTCTTATTGAAACTTTATGTCTAGCGCATGATATCGGCCACCCGCCCTTTGGCCATGGAGGAGAAATAGCGCTTAATTACCTTATGCGTGATCATGGAGGGTTTGAAGGAAACGCTCAAACCTTGCGCATTGTCACCAAATTGGAACCATACACTAAAGGTTATGGCATGAACTTAACACGCCGTACCTTACTAGGTTTTATTAAATATCCTGCATTAATCGACACACTTTGGTATCACCAACCAACGCAAACACAAAGTCGAAAATACATTTTATCTAGTGATTGGCTGCCAGCAAAAGGTATTTATCAATGCGACCAATCGGTATTTGATTGGATCCTCTCGCCATTTTCTCAAAACGACCGAATAAAGCTGCAAGAAACCGAGGTTAAAGACACCTTCCGTCGCAAGACTAAGTTTAAATCGTTAGATTGCGCCATTATGGAATATGCCGATGATATCGCCTATGCAGTTCATGATTTAGAAGATGCGATTGCAACCGAGACCCTTAACGAGGCAGCATGGCATGATTTCGCTCTACCTGAATTACAAAAGTTAGACTCACCTTGGTTAAAGCACAACTTACAACGCGTGAGCGAGAGTTTATTTTCAGAAGATGAATCTAATCGTAAAGATACCATAGGTGAGCTCGTGAACCTGTTTATTGTGCACTGTAAACTCACCGTTCAAGACTCAGATTATGACTCCGCCCTACTTCATTTTACCGTTGAGATGGCACCCGAATTTCAGGAAATCCTGCAAGTGTTAAAAGTGTTCGTATATCGAAGATTAATTCGTGAACCTAAAATGCAGCAAATTGAGTTTAGTGGTCAAAACCTGCTTATTGATTTATTTGAAGTTTTTGCCAGTGATCCCATGCGATTATTGCCGTATACAACCCAAACACTGTACCAGCAAGCAACCGATGAAACGCAGCAAATGCGCGTGTTAGCGGACTATCTTGGTGGCATGTCTGATGAGTATGCGCGAAAAACGCATCGACGCTTATTTACCGGGGAACTGTAA